The sequence below is a genomic window from Candidatus Saccharimonadales bacterium.
TACGGAAGTAAATTTCCGCTCTCGAAAAAAACCGGACTACTACCTGCTCACGTTACAGAATACGCATCGTTTGCAGAGAGTATGGGATTAAAAGTGTGCGGACTCGCGTTTCATGTCGGATCGCAATCCGAAAACCCTCAGGTATGGGATCGTGCATTTGAAATTACAGGAGAACTCATCACCCGACTCCAGGAAATGGGCTGTAAGATGGAATTCCTGGATATTGGCGGTGGTTTTCCTGCGGATTATGGACAACCTATTCCGTCAATTTCAGTGATCTGCCGCCTTATTAACAAGGCGATTAAGAAATATATCCCCGCAGGAATTGAAGTCGTAGCAGAGCCAGGTAGGTTTCTTGTAGCAGAGTCGAGTGTTATTGTGACTGAAATTATTGCTCGTGAACACCGCAGCGGAACAGACTGGCTTCATCTTGATATGGGAGTTTTCCAGGGCATTATGGAGCCACTCGAGATGAGATCATGGAAATATCCTACGTTTACCGAGAAAAATCCTAGGGGGTATAAAAAGGATTTTGTTCTTACCGGGCCTACTTGTGATGCATACGACACTATCGGTACGGACTATTCGCTGCCCTCAGAAATGAACACAGGAGACAAGATCTATATAGGTTCTGCGGGTGCTTATACTTCTGTCTATGGTTCAAATTTTAATGGTTTCGAGAAGCCAGAAGTGAGATTTGTGAGATGAGTAACATAGAAGCAGCTCCAGGCCTAAGTAATGAATATGAATCAAAGCCATTTCTGGGTTATGACGAGTACCGAACATTATGCGAGGAATCACAACCGGATGTAGCGCGTAAGACATGTCTTCCAACCCCGGAGGATTATGAGGCAGCACAAGCGAATTCAAGAACTATCTATGTCGAGCTGGGTGATCGACGAGTACCCTTATTTACTCCCCTCGAAAGTGTCGGCGGTTACAATCCAGAAGCCAGTCAGCGAATGACCGAGAGTGAAGATATTTTTGTGCTTAGTTTGCCTTTTGAAGTAATTAACGAACAGGAGATAGATATCTCATCTCAACTCGCGCGTCTTGATGGTAATGCGGCGGTAATTGTCGAAACATCATCTAATCGCACAGCTGAGATGCAAGCAAAGGTTGCCGAGATAAACCCTGAGGGTGGTGTCTATGAATTTCTTGATCCACGGCTCAAAGGAGAACGCCAGAAGGCCAACGTCTCCTTTTACGTGGCCTACATGGAGGCGCGCGACGATGAGGGCAACCTCATTCCGTTGCGAAGAGATAGAACTTTGCTTGAGGCATACAACCAAGAACACGAAACAACTGGCGGAGGGCCCGTTAAATTAATTGAGGCTCAAGACTTACGTGAAGATAGGAAACTTCGTGACGATCTTTGGCATCTTCACGAGGATAGATTTGATTGGCTAGGAAAGTATCATCCGGTTTCAATGCAGGAAACTGAAGCTTATTTTAACTACATTCTCTCAAATGATCACACTCATTCATTTGCTAGTTTTGAGGAAAATGAGGAGAATAAAAAAGTCCCAAACATTCAAGGTATTATCATGGACGATGGGCTAAGTCAGGTAGGATGGGCTACTGATTCTTTTAAAGAGCAGATGCGGGCAAAACTAGATCCTGAAAATGATCGTATTCAGTTTTACTACGGTATTGCAGGCAAGAGCAGCGAAGATAAGATGGCGCATCTCTCTGAAGCCGTTATTGCGCAGTATGCTCGCTTACTGAAGCAAAACGGAGGAAGAACCTTAGTGATGTTTGAGTCTACAAATATGTCCAGTGGGTATATTCCTCGTATGATTGGCGCATACTCGGCTGCTGAGCCAAATGGGGTGAAGCTATCTCAGGATATCGTAAAACTAGCAACGCTTGACTACTGGTATCTTAAGCCTCAAGCTCAGAGTCAAGAATCATCGCATGACGACTTAGACTTAGCAGCATAGTGGGTCGAAAGAGACTCTTA
It includes:
- a CDS encoding type III PLP-dependent enzyme, translating into MTENTRKNWLKKIKDQGEVPTPYILTDLSIVEDSAKRLKSLLNNVKIYYAVKSNSDPKIIERLNPIVEGYDIASLGEWELLRKKKVSPKRVLFSNPVKIPSHIEKTYKDGLRYYALDSTDEIKKLSRLAPGSNVYIRVQVSDYGSKFPLSKKTGLLPAHVTEYASFAESMGLKVCGLAFHVGSQSENPQVWDRAFEITGELITRLQEMGCKMEFLDIGGGFPADYGQPIPSISVICRLINKAIKKYIPAGIEVVAEPGRFLVAESSVIVTEIIAREHRSGTDWLHLDMGVFQGIMEPLEMRSWKYPTFTEKNPRGYKKDFVLTGPTCDAYDTIGTDYSLPSEMNTGDKIYIGSAGAYTSVYGSNFNGFEKPEVRFVR